In a genomic window of Vigna angularis cultivar LongXiaoDou No.4 chromosome 6, ASM1680809v1, whole genome shotgun sequence:
- the LOC108342975 gene encoding nardilysin-like isoform X3, translating into MCVGMGSFSDPNEAQGLAHFLEHMLFMGSEEFPDENEYDSYLSKHGGSSNAYTETEYTCYHFEVKREFLKGALKRFSQFFISPLVKMEAMEREVLAVDSEFNQVLQSDACRLQQLQCHTSSHNHPLNRFFWGNKKSLVDAMEKGINLQEQILKLYGDYYHGGLMKLVVIGGESLDVLESWVVELFGAVKKGQANPVFSVEGPIWKSGKVYRLEAVKDVHILDLSWTLPCLHQEYLKKPEDYLAHLLGHEGRGSLLSFLKSRGWATSLSAGVGDDGIYRSSIAYVFVMSIHLTDSGIEKIFDIIGFVYQYLKLLRQDSPQEWIFKELQSIGNMDFRFVEEQPQDDYAAELAENMHFYPPEHVIYGDYVYKTWDEQLLKQVLDFFIPENMRVDVVSKSFLKSEDFQNEPWFGSRYGEEDISQKMMELWRNPPEIDASLHLPSKNEFIPSDFSIRAGDTCADDFANSTSPRCIVDEALIKFWYKPDCTFKVPRANTYFRISMKGGYADVKSCVLSELFIHLLKDELNEITYQASVAKLETYVNYVGDMLELKVYGFNEKLPVLLSKFFSVAKSFLPTVDRFKVIKEDMKRTLKNSNMKPLSHSTYLRLQVLCESFYDVDEKLHYLNDLCLDDLKAFVPGLLSQLYVEGLCHGNLSKEEAIGISNIFKMNFPVNPLPTELRHTERVICLPSGANLVRDVSVKNKSEKNSVAELYFQFEQDFGLGSIKLKALIDLFEEIVEEPFFNQLRTKEQLGYNVECSPRVTYRVFGFCFCIQSSEYNPVYLQGRIDNFLNGLEELLDGLEGDSFENYKSGLMAKLLEKDPSLTYESNRLWNQIVDKRYIFDFSKKEAEELKNITKHDVVEWYKAYFKPSSPKCRRLLIRVWGCNTDLKVAEAPPESVQVITDAAAFKKQSKFYPSFC; encoded by the exons ATGTGTGTAGGAATGGGCAGCTTCTCTGACCCGAATGAAGCTCAGGGACTAGCACACTTTTTAG AACACATGCTCTTCATGGGGAGTGAAGAATTTCCGGATGAGAATGAG TATGATAGCTATTTGTCCAAGCATGGTGGCTCATCAAATGCATACACAGAAACGGAATACACCTGCTACCATTTTGAAGTGAAACGAGAGTTTCTGAAGGGTGCCTTGAAAAG ATTTTCTCAGTTCTTTATTTCACCTCTTGTAAAGATGGAGGCAATGGAGCGAGAAGTACTTGCGGTAGATTCAg AATTCAACCAGGTTTTACAAAGTGATGCATGCCGTCTTCAACAACTTCAGTGCCACACTTCTTCTCATAATCATCCTTTAAATAGATTCTTTTGGG GGAATAAAAAGAGCTTGGTTGATGCAATGGAGAAGGGTATTAATTTGCAGGAgcaaatattgaaattatatggGGATTATTACCACGGTGGATTGATGAAGCTTGTAGTTATTGGTGGAG AGTCTCTCGATGTGCTTGAGAGTTGGGTTGTGGAACTGTTTGGTGCTGTCAAAAAAGGTCAAGCAAACCCCGTGTTCTCAGTGGAAGGTCCTATCTGGAAATCTGGTAAAGTTTACCGCCTAGAAGCTGTCAAAGATGTCCATATCCTTGACTTATCATGGACGCTGCCCTGTCTACATCAAGAGTATTTAAAGAAGCCAGAGGATTATTTAGCTCATCTCCTTGGGCATG AAGGCAGAGGAAGTTTGCTCTCCTTTCTCAAGAGCAGAGGGTGGGCTACTTCTCTATCTGCAGGTGTTGGGGATGATGGAATTTATCGGTCATCTATAGCTTATGTCTTTGTCATGTCCATACACCTCACTGACTCTGGTATAGAAAAG ATCTTTGACATCATTGGCTTTGTCTATCAATACCTTAAGTTATTGCGTCAAGATTCACCCCAAGAATGGATATTTAAGGAACTTCAAAGTATTGGCAACATGGATTTCAGATTTGTGGAAGAGCAACCTCAGGATGATTATGCTGCTGAGCTTGCAg AAAATATGCATTTTTATCCACCTGAGCATGTCATTTATGGTGACTATGTGTACAAGACTTGGGATGAACAATTGTTAAAACAAGTTCTTGATTTCTTCATTCCTGAAAACATGAGGGTGGATGTTGTTTCAAAGTCTTTCCTTAAGTCAGAAG atttccAGAATGAACCTTGGTTTGGTTCACGTTACGGGGAAGAAGATATTTCTCAAAAGATGATGGAGTTGTGGAGAAATCCTCCAGAAATTGATGCCTCACTGCATCTTCCTTCCAAGAATGAGTTTATTCCAAGTGACTTTTCTATTCGTGCTGGTGACACATGTGCTGACGATTTTGCAAATTCAACTTCTCCTAGATGTATAGTTGATGAAGCATTGATAAAATTCTGGTACAAGCCTGATTGCACTTTCAAAGTTCCTCGTGCCAATACGTATTTTCGAATCAGCATGAAGGGTGGATATGCCGACGTGAAGAGTTGTGTATTATCTGAATTGTTCATTCACCTTCTGAAAGATGAGTTGAATGAAATCACATACCAG GCTAGTGTTGCCAAGCTAGAAACTTATGTCAATTATGTTGGCGACATGCTTGAGCTGAAGGTCTATGGTTTCAACGAGAAGCTTCCTGTTCTGTTATCTAAATTCTTTTCAGTAGCTAAATCTTTCTTGCCAACTGTTGATCGGTTCAAG GTCATAAAAGAAGATATGAAGAGAACTTTAAAGAACTCCAACATGAAGCCACTAAGCCATTCAACATATTTGAGATTGCAAGTTTTGTGTGAGAGCTTCTATGACGTTGATGAGAAGCTGCATTATCTAAATGATTTGTGTCTTGATGATCTGAAGGCATTTGTCCCTGGACTTCTCTCCCAG TTATATGTGGAGGGCCTATGTCATGGAAATCTTTCGAAAGAAGAAGCAATTGgcatatcaaatatatttaagatgAATTTTCCTGTAAATCCACTCCCGACTGAGTTGAGGCATACTGAGCGGGTTATTTGCCTGCCATCTGGTGCCAATTTAGTTAGAGATGTCAGTGTGAAGAATAAGTCAGAAAAGAACTCTGTGGCTGAG ctttattttcaatttgagCAAGATTTTGGTTTGGGGTCAATCAAATTGAAAGCTTTGATTGATCTTTTTGAGGAAATCGTGGAGGAGCCATTTTTTAATCAGCTGAG GACAAAAGAGCAGCTTGGTTATAATGTTGAGTGCAGCCCTAGAGTAACATACCGTGTCTTTGGGTTTTGTTTCTGCATTCAGTCATCTGAGTACAACCCAGTTTACTTGCAAGGTAGAATTGACAACTTCTTAAATGGCCTGGAAGAATTGTTG GATGGACTGGAGGGTGATTCCTTTGAGAATTACAAGAGCGGGTTAATGGCAAAGCTGCTAGAGAAAGATCCTTCACTCACATATGAAAGCAATAGATTATGGAACCAAATTGTTGATAAAAG GTATATCTTCGATTTCTCAAAGAAGGAAGCAGAGGAATTGAAGAACATAACCAAGCATGATGTTGTTGAATGGTACAAGGCTTACTTTAAACCGTCATCTCCGAAGTGTCGGCGTCTACTCATTCGAGTATGGGGTTGCAACACAGACTTGAAAGTGGCTGAAGCACCACCAGAATCTGTGCAGGTCATTACAGATGCAGCAGCTTTTAAGAAGCAATCCAAGTTTTATCCAAGTTTTTGTTAA
- the LOC108342975 gene encoding nardilysin-like isoform X4 has product MLFMGSEEFPDENEYDSYLSKHGGSSNAYTETEYTCYHFEVKREFLKGALKRFSQFFISPLVKMEAMEREVLAVDSEFNQVLQSDACRLQQLQCHTSSHNHPLNRFFWGNKKSLVDAMEKGINLQEQILKLYGDYYHGGLMKLVVIGGESLDVLESWVVELFGAVKKGQANPVFSVEGPIWKSGKVYRLEAVKDVHILDLSWTLPCLHQEYLKKPEDYLAHLLGHEGRGSLLSFLKSRGWATSLSAGVGDDGIYRSSIAYVFVMSIHLTDSGIEKIFDIIGFVYQYLKLLRQDSPQEWIFKELQSIGNMDFRFVEEQPQDDYAAELAENMHFYPPEHVIYGDYVYKTWDEQLLKQVLDFFIPENMRVDVVSKSFLKSEDFQNEPWFGSRYGEEDISQKMMELWRNPPEIDASLHLPSKNEFIPSDFSIRAGDTCADDFANSTSPRCIVDEALIKFWYKPDCTFKVPRANTYFRISMKGGYADVKSCVLSELFIHLLKDELNEITYQASVAKLETYVNYVGDMLELKVYGFNEKLPVLLSKFFSVAKSFLPTVDRFKVIKEDMKRTLKNSNMKPLSHSTYLRLQVLCESFYDVDEKLHYLNDLCLDDLKAFVPGLLSQLYVEGLCHGNLSKEEAIGISNIFKMNFPVNPLPTELRHTERVICLPSGANLVRDVSVKNKSEKNSVAELYFQFEQDFGLGSIKLKALIDLFEEIVEEPFFNQLRTKEQLGYNVECSPRVTYRVFGFCFCIQSSEYNPVYLQGRIDNFLNGLEELLDGLEGDSFENYKSGLMAKLLEKDPSLTYESNRLWNQIVDKRYIFDFSKKEAEELKNITKHDVVEWYKAYFKPSSPKCRRLLIRVWGCNTDLKVAEAPPESVQVITDAAAFKKQSKFYPSFC; this is encoded by the exons ATGCTCTTCATGGGGAGTGAAGAATTTCCGGATGAGAATGAG TATGATAGCTATTTGTCCAAGCATGGTGGCTCATCAAATGCATACACAGAAACGGAATACACCTGCTACCATTTTGAAGTGAAACGAGAGTTTCTGAAGGGTGCCTTGAAAAG ATTTTCTCAGTTCTTTATTTCACCTCTTGTAAAGATGGAGGCAATGGAGCGAGAAGTACTTGCGGTAGATTCAg AATTCAACCAGGTTTTACAAAGTGATGCATGCCGTCTTCAACAACTTCAGTGCCACACTTCTTCTCATAATCATCCTTTAAATAGATTCTTTTGGG GGAATAAAAAGAGCTTGGTTGATGCAATGGAGAAGGGTATTAATTTGCAGGAgcaaatattgaaattatatggGGATTATTACCACGGTGGATTGATGAAGCTTGTAGTTATTGGTGGAG AGTCTCTCGATGTGCTTGAGAGTTGGGTTGTGGAACTGTTTGGTGCTGTCAAAAAAGGTCAAGCAAACCCCGTGTTCTCAGTGGAAGGTCCTATCTGGAAATCTGGTAAAGTTTACCGCCTAGAAGCTGTCAAAGATGTCCATATCCTTGACTTATCATGGACGCTGCCCTGTCTACATCAAGAGTATTTAAAGAAGCCAGAGGATTATTTAGCTCATCTCCTTGGGCATG AAGGCAGAGGAAGTTTGCTCTCCTTTCTCAAGAGCAGAGGGTGGGCTACTTCTCTATCTGCAGGTGTTGGGGATGATGGAATTTATCGGTCATCTATAGCTTATGTCTTTGTCATGTCCATACACCTCACTGACTCTGGTATAGAAAAG ATCTTTGACATCATTGGCTTTGTCTATCAATACCTTAAGTTATTGCGTCAAGATTCACCCCAAGAATGGATATTTAAGGAACTTCAAAGTATTGGCAACATGGATTTCAGATTTGTGGAAGAGCAACCTCAGGATGATTATGCTGCTGAGCTTGCAg AAAATATGCATTTTTATCCACCTGAGCATGTCATTTATGGTGACTATGTGTACAAGACTTGGGATGAACAATTGTTAAAACAAGTTCTTGATTTCTTCATTCCTGAAAACATGAGGGTGGATGTTGTTTCAAAGTCTTTCCTTAAGTCAGAAG atttccAGAATGAACCTTGGTTTGGTTCACGTTACGGGGAAGAAGATATTTCTCAAAAGATGATGGAGTTGTGGAGAAATCCTCCAGAAATTGATGCCTCACTGCATCTTCCTTCCAAGAATGAGTTTATTCCAAGTGACTTTTCTATTCGTGCTGGTGACACATGTGCTGACGATTTTGCAAATTCAACTTCTCCTAGATGTATAGTTGATGAAGCATTGATAAAATTCTGGTACAAGCCTGATTGCACTTTCAAAGTTCCTCGTGCCAATACGTATTTTCGAATCAGCATGAAGGGTGGATATGCCGACGTGAAGAGTTGTGTATTATCTGAATTGTTCATTCACCTTCTGAAAGATGAGTTGAATGAAATCACATACCAG GCTAGTGTTGCCAAGCTAGAAACTTATGTCAATTATGTTGGCGACATGCTTGAGCTGAAGGTCTATGGTTTCAACGAGAAGCTTCCTGTTCTGTTATCTAAATTCTTTTCAGTAGCTAAATCTTTCTTGCCAACTGTTGATCGGTTCAAG GTCATAAAAGAAGATATGAAGAGAACTTTAAAGAACTCCAACATGAAGCCACTAAGCCATTCAACATATTTGAGATTGCAAGTTTTGTGTGAGAGCTTCTATGACGTTGATGAGAAGCTGCATTATCTAAATGATTTGTGTCTTGATGATCTGAAGGCATTTGTCCCTGGACTTCTCTCCCAG TTATATGTGGAGGGCCTATGTCATGGAAATCTTTCGAAAGAAGAAGCAATTGgcatatcaaatatatttaagatgAATTTTCCTGTAAATCCACTCCCGACTGAGTTGAGGCATACTGAGCGGGTTATTTGCCTGCCATCTGGTGCCAATTTAGTTAGAGATGTCAGTGTGAAGAATAAGTCAGAAAAGAACTCTGTGGCTGAG ctttattttcaatttgagCAAGATTTTGGTTTGGGGTCAATCAAATTGAAAGCTTTGATTGATCTTTTTGAGGAAATCGTGGAGGAGCCATTTTTTAATCAGCTGAG GACAAAAGAGCAGCTTGGTTATAATGTTGAGTGCAGCCCTAGAGTAACATACCGTGTCTTTGGGTTTTGTTTCTGCATTCAGTCATCTGAGTACAACCCAGTTTACTTGCAAGGTAGAATTGACAACTTCTTAAATGGCCTGGAAGAATTGTTG GATGGACTGGAGGGTGATTCCTTTGAGAATTACAAGAGCGGGTTAATGGCAAAGCTGCTAGAGAAAGATCCTTCACTCACATATGAAAGCAATAGATTATGGAACCAAATTGTTGATAAAAG GTATATCTTCGATTTCTCAAAGAAGGAAGCAGAGGAATTGAAGAACATAACCAAGCATGATGTTGTTGAATGGTACAAGGCTTACTTTAAACCGTCATCTCCGAAGTGTCGGCGTCTACTCATTCGAGTATGGGGTTGCAACACAGACTTGAAAGTGGCTGAAGCACCACCAGAATCTGTGCAGGTCATTACAGATGCAGCAGCTTTTAAGAAGCAATCCAAGTTTTATCCAAGTTTTTGTTAA
- the LOC108342975 gene encoding nardilysin-like isoform X2 gives MSKESRLLLYPHQTTRTLGLLPPHPFLPAPIKTTLSLSQFTLTNNAHNTFFAARPRSLSLHSHFLYNHKRKKQPFIMGMNGASHHDNLVLKSPNDRRLYRLLHLPNGLRALLVHDPEIYPEGPPKHAPEEDEVEEGEEDEDDEEEYDDDDDEEEEEEEEEGDDEGDGEKDGVKGGGGAAAQSKKAAAAMCVGMGSFSDPNEAQGLAHFLEHMLFMGSEEFPDENEYDSYLSKHGGSSNAYTETEYTCYHFEVKREFLKGALKRFSQFFISPLVKMEAMEREVLAVDSEFNQVLQSDACRLQQLQCHTSSHNHPLNRFFWGNKKSLVDAMEKGINLQEQILKLYGDYYHGGLMKLVVIGGESLDVLESWVVELFGAVKKGQANPVFSVEGPIWKSGKVYRLEAVKDVHILDLSWTLPCLHQEYLKKPEDYLAHLLGHGRGSLLSFLKSRGWATSLSAGVGDDGIYRSSIAYVFVMSIHLTDSGIEKIFDIIGFVYQYLKLLRQDSPQEWIFKELQSIGNMDFRFVEEQPQDDYAAELAENMHFYPPEHVIYGDYVYKTWDEQLLKQVLDFFIPENMRVDVVSKSFLKSEDFQNEPWFGSRYGEEDISQKMMELWRNPPEIDASLHLPSKNEFIPSDFSIRAGDTCADDFANSTSPRCIVDEALIKFWYKPDCTFKVPRANTYFRISMKGGYADVKSCVLSELFIHLLKDELNEITYQASVAKLETYVNYVGDMLELKVYGFNEKLPVLLSKFFSVAKSFLPTVDRFKVIKEDMKRTLKNSNMKPLSHSTYLRLQVLCESFYDVDEKLHYLNDLCLDDLKAFVPGLLSQLYVEGLCHGNLSKEEAIGISNIFKMNFPVNPLPTELRHTERVICLPSGANLVRDVSVKNKSEKNSVAELYFQFEQDFGLGSIKLKALIDLFEEIVEEPFFNQLRTKEQLGYNVECSPRVTYRVFGFCFCIQSSEYNPVYLQGRIDNFLNGLEELLDGLEGDSFENYKSGLMAKLLEKDPSLTYESNRLWNQIVDKRYIFDFSKKEAEELKNITKHDVVEWYKAYFKPSSPKCRRLLIRVWGCNTDLKVAEAPPESVQVITDAAAFKKQSKFYPSFC, from the exons ATGAGCAAAGAATCAAGATTGCTTCTTTATCCTCACCAAACTACAAGAACACTGGGCTTACTTCCTCCACACCCCTTCCTTCCTGCTCCAATCAAGACTACGCTTTCCCTTTCGCAGTTCACACTTACAAATAACGCTCACAATACATTCTTTGCTGCCAGACCACGCTCACTCTCACTTCATTCCCACTTTCTCTACAATCACAAGAGGAAGAAGCAACCTTTCATAATGGGAATGAACGGTGCTTCACACCACGACAACCTCGTTCTCAAGTCCCCAAATGACCGTCGTTTGTACCGCCTCCTCCATCTCCCCAACGGCCTTCGCGCTCTGCTCGTTCATGATCCCGAGATTTACCCAGAGGGGCCTCCCAAGCATGCTCCAGAGGAGGATGAGGTTGAGGAAGGAGAGGAAGATGAGGACGATGAAGAAgagtatgatgatgatgatgatgaggaggaggaggaggaggaggaggaaggtGATGATGAGGGTGATGGGGAAAAGGATGGGGTCAAGGGGGGTGGTGGGGCTGCTGCCCAGAGCAAAAAG GCTGCAGCAGCTATGTGTGTAGGAATGGGCAGCTTCTCTGACCCGAATGAAGCTCAGGGACTAGCACACTTTTTAG AACACATGCTCTTCATGGGGAGTGAAGAATTTCCGGATGAGAATGAG TATGATAGCTATTTGTCCAAGCATGGTGGCTCATCAAATGCATACACAGAAACGGAATACACCTGCTACCATTTTGAAGTGAAACGAGAGTTTCTGAAGGGTGCCTTGAAAAG ATTTTCTCAGTTCTTTATTTCACCTCTTGTAAAGATGGAGGCAATGGAGCGAGAAGTACTTGCGGTAGATTCAg AATTCAACCAGGTTTTACAAAGTGATGCATGCCGTCTTCAACAACTTCAGTGCCACACTTCTTCTCATAATCATCCTTTAAATAGATTCTTTTGGG GGAATAAAAAGAGCTTGGTTGATGCAATGGAGAAGGGTATTAATTTGCAGGAgcaaatattgaaattatatggGGATTATTACCACGGTGGATTGATGAAGCTTGTAGTTATTGGTGGAG AGTCTCTCGATGTGCTTGAGAGTTGGGTTGTGGAACTGTTTGGTGCTGTCAAAAAAGGTCAAGCAAACCCCGTGTTCTCAGTGGAAGGTCCTATCTGGAAATCTGGTAAAGTTTACCGCCTAGAAGCTGTCAAAGATGTCCATATCCTTGACTTATCATGGACGCTGCCCTGTCTACATCAAGAGTATTTAAAGAAGCCAGAGGATTATTTAGCTCATCTCCTTGGGCATG GCAGAGGAAGTTTGCTCTCCTTTCTCAAGAGCAGAGGGTGGGCTACTTCTCTATCTGCAGGTGTTGGGGATGATGGAATTTATCGGTCATCTATAGCTTATGTCTTTGTCATGTCCATACACCTCACTGACTCTGGTATAGAAAAG ATCTTTGACATCATTGGCTTTGTCTATCAATACCTTAAGTTATTGCGTCAAGATTCACCCCAAGAATGGATATTTAAGGAACTTCAAAGTATTGGCAACATGGATTTCAGATTTGTGGAAGAGCAACCTCAGGATGATTATGCTGCTGAGCTTGCAg AAAATATGCATTTTTATCCACCTGAGCATGTCATTTATGGTGACTATGTGTACAAGACTTGGGATGAACAATTGTTAAAACAAGTTCTTGATTTCTTCATTCCTGAAAACATGAGGGTGGATGTTGTTTCAAAGTCTTTCCTTAAGTCAGAAG atttccAGAATGAACCTTGGTTTGGTTCACGTTACGGGGAAGAAGATATTTCTCAAAAGATGATGGAGTTGTGGAGAAATCCTCCAGAAATTGATGCCTCACTGCATCTTCCTTCCAAGAATGAGTTTATTCCAAGTGACTTTTCTATTCGTGCTGGTGACACATGTGCTGACGATTTTGCAAATTCAACTTCTCCTAGATGTATAGTTGATGAAGCATTGATAAAATTCTGGTACAAGCCTGATTGCACTTTCAAAGTTCCTCGTGCCAATACGTATTTTCGAATCAGCATGAAGGGTGGATATGCCGACGTGAAGAGTTGTGTATTATCTGAATTGTTCATTCACCTTCTGAAAGATGAGTTGAATGAAATCACATACCAG GCTAGTGTTGCCAAGCTAGAAACTTATGTCAATTATGTTGGCGACATGCTTGAGCTGAAGGTCTATGGTTTCAACGAGAAGCTTCCTGTTCTGTTATCTAAATTCTTTTCAGTAGCTAAATCTTTCTTGCCAACTGTTGATCGGTTCAAG GTCATAAAAGAAGATATGAAGAGAACTTTAAAGAACTCCAACATGAAGCCACTAAGCCATTCAACATATTTGAGATTGCAAGTTTTGTGTGAGAGCTTCTATGACGTTGATGAGAAGCTGCATTATCTAAATGATTTGTGTCTTGATGATCTGAAGGCATTTGTCCCTGGACTTCTCTCCCAG TTATATGTGGAGGGCCTATGTCATGGAAATCTTTCGAAAGAAGAAGCAATTGgcatatcaaatatatttaagatgAATTTTCCTGTAAATCCACTCCCGACTGAGTTGAGGCATACTGAGCGGGTTATTTGCCTGCCATCTGGTGCCAATTTAGTTAGAGATGTCAGTGTGAAGAATAAGTCAGAAAAGAACTCTGTGGCTGAG ctttattttcaatttgagCAAGATTTTGGTTTGGGGTCAATCAAATTGAAAGCTTTGATTGATCTTTTTGAGGAAATCGTGGAGGAGCCATTTTTTAATCAGCTGAG GACAAAAGAGCAGCTTGGTTATAATGTTGAGTGCAGCCCTAGAGTAACATACCGTGTCTTTGGGTTTTGTTTCTGCATTCAGTCATCTGAGTACAACCCAGTTTACTTGCAAGGTAGAATTGACAACTTCTTAAATGGCCTGGAAGAATTGTTG GATGGACTGGAGGGTGATTCCTTTGAGAATTACAAGAGCGGGTTAATGGCAAAGCTGCTAGAGAAAGATCCTTCACTCACATATGAAAGCAATAGATTATGGAACCAAATTGTTGATAAAAG GTATATCTTCGATTTCTCAAAGAAGGAAGCAGAGGAATTGAAGAACATAACCAAGCATGATGTTGTTGAATGGTACAAGGCTTACTTTAAACCGTCATCTCCGAAGTGTCGGCGTCTACTCATTCGAGTATGGGGTTGCAACACAGACTTGAAAGTGGCTGAAGCACCACCAGAATCTGTGCAGGTCATTACAGATGCAGCAGCTTTTAAGAAGCAATCCAAGTTTTATCCAAGTTTTTGTTAA